The Branchiostoma lanceolatum isolate klBraLanc5 chromosome 17, klBraLanc5.hap2, whole genome shotgun sequence genome contains the following window.
gtagaTCTCCAACCCGTCAGTACAGATTCCGTGTGCGCATGGGGAGGACGcgcagtcgtcgatgtctgaaCAAATGCACAGGTATTACAAAGAGTCTTATGCGGCAAGtccgttttctttttctttttaaaaatcttatccaAAGATAATGGCATTTCACAATAAAGACATCTTCTATTAAATGTCAGTTACTGGATAGGGCACTTTTATGTCAAGTtagaatgaaacaaaaaaataccAACTTTGATCACAGTTCTGTCCTGTCCAGCCgttctcacagctacaggtgtagtTCGCGATGCCATCAGTACAGGTTCCGTAAACACATGGGGAGGACGCGCACTCATCGATGTCTggtaaaatatgcaaatattacAGTATTATACAATTTTTATTTCTTCTTAGTATCAATAGATTTGTAGTTTGAAATAGAAGACATGTTCGGTGGAATGTCGGTAAAAGGAAACAAGGCacttttatgcaaatgaagcaacAAAACACCAACTTTGATCACAGTTGGTGCCTGTCTAGCCGTTCTCACAGTTGCAGGTGTAGCTCGCGATGCTGTCCGTACAGGTTCAGTGAACACAATGGGAGGACACGCACTCATCGATGTCTGATAAAACGAACAAATATTAGTCTTATGAAGCAACCGTTTTTCgtattttccttattttgtatcaaatataACCACAGTTTGTAGATGTATCTTCTCTTGAATGCCGGTAAAGGAACGGGGcacatgtatgtcaatgaaacaaaaaaaataccaACTTTGATCACAGTTGGTCccttcccagccgttctcacagTTGCAGGTGAAGCTCGCGATGCCGTCAGAACAGATTCCGTGAACACATGGGGAGGACAAGCACTCATCGATGTCTGATAAAACGAACAAATATTAGTCTTATGAAGCAACCGTTTTTCgtattttccttattttgtatcaaatataACCACAGTTTGTAGATGTATCTTCTCTTGAATGCCGGTAAAGGAACGGGGcacatgtatgtcaatgaaacaaaaaaacaccaacttTGATCACAGTTGGTCccttcccagccgttctcacagTTGCAGGTGAAGCTCGCGATGCCGTCAGAACAGATTCCGTGAACACATGGGGAGGACACGCACTCATCGATGTCTGATAAAACGAACAAATATTAGTCTTATGAAGCAACCGTTTTTCgtattttccttattttgtatcaaatataACCACAGTTTGTAGATGTATCTTCTCTTGAATGCCGGTAAAGGAACGGGGCACGTGTAtgtcaatgaaacaaaaaaacaccaacttTGATCACAGTTGGTCccttcccagccgttctcacagTTGCAGGTGAAGCTCGCGATGCCGTCAGAACAGATTCCGTGAACACATGGGGAGGACAAGCACTCATCGATGTCTGATAAAACGAACAAATATTAGTCTTATGAAGCAACCGTTTTTCgtattttccttattttgtatcaaatataACCACAGTTTGTAGATGTATCTTCTCTTGAATGCCGGTAAAGGAACGGGGCACGTGTAtgtcaatgaaacaaaaaaacaccaacttTGATCACAGTTGGTCccttcccagccgttctcacagTTGCAGGTGAAGCTCGCGATGCCGTCAGAACAGATTCCGTGAACACATGGGGAGGACAAGCACTCATCGATGTCTGATAAAACGAACAAATATTAGTCTTATGAAGCAACCGTTTTTCgtattttccttattttgtatcaaatataACCACAGTTTGTAGATGTATCTTCTCTTGAATGCCGGTAAAGGAACGGGGcacatgtatgtcaatgaaacaaaaaaaacaccaactttGATCACAGTTGGTCccttcccagccgttctcacagTTGCAGGTGAAGCTCGCGATGCCGTCAGAACAGATTCCGTGAACACATGGGGAGGACACGCACTCATCGATGTCTGATAAAACGAACAAATATTAGTCTTATGAAGCAACCGTTTTTCgtattttccttattttgtatcaaatataACCACAGTTTGTAGATGTATCTTCTCTTGAATGCCGGTAAAGGAACGGGGcacatgtatgtcaatgaaacaaaaaaacaccaacttTGATCACAGTTGGTCccttcccagccgttctcacagTTGCAGGTGAAGCTCGCGATGCCGTCAGAACAGATTCCGTGAACACATGGGGAGGACAAGCACTCATCGATGTCTGATAAAACGAACAAATATTAGTCTTATGAAGCAACCGTTTTTCgtattttccttattttgtatcaaatataACCACAGTTTGTAGATGTATCTTCTCTTGAATGCCGGTAAAGGAACGGGGcacatgtatgtcaatgaaacaaaaaaaataccaACTTTGATCACAGTTGGTCccttcccagccgttctcacagTTGCAGGTGAAGCTCGCGATGCCGTCAGAACAGATTCCGTGAACACATGGGGAGGACAAGCACTCATCGATGTCTGGAAAACGAACAAATGTTAGTCTTATAAAGCAACCGTTTTTCgtattttccttattttgtatcaaatataACCACAGTTTGTAGATGTATCTTCTCTTGAATGCCGGTAAAGGAACGGGGcacatgtatgtcaatgaaacaaaaaaaacaccaactttGATCACAGTTGGTCccttcccagccgttctcacagTTGCAGGTGAAGCTCGCGATGCCGTCAGAACAGATTCCGTGAACACATGGGGAGGACAAGCACTCATCGATGTCTGATAAAACGAACAAATATTAGTCTTATAAAGCAACCGTTTTTCgtattttccttattttgtatcaaatataACCACAGTTTGTAGATGTATCTTCTCTTGAATGCCGGTAAAGGAACGGGGcacatgtatgtcaatgaaacaaaaaaaataccaACTTTGATCACAGTTGGTCccttcccagccgttctcacagTTGCAGGTGAAGCTCGCGATGCCGTCAGAACAGATTCCGTGAACACATGGGGAGGACACGCACTCATCGATGTCTGATAAAACGAACAAATATTAGTCTTATGAAGCAACCGTTTTTCgtattttccttattttgtatcaaatataACCACAGTTTGTAGATGTATCTTCTCTTGAATGCCGGTAAAGGAACGGGGCACGTGTAtgtcaatgaaacaaaaaaacaccaacttTGATCACAGTTGGTCccttcccagccgttctcacagTTGCAGGTGAAGCTCGCGATGCCGTCAGAACAGATTCCGTGAACACATGGGGAGGACAAGCACTCATCGATGTCTGATAAAACGAACAAATATTAGTCTTATGAAGCAACCGTTTTTCgtattttccttattttgtatcaaatataACCACAGTTTGTAGATGTATCTTCTCTTGAATGCCGGTAAAGGAACGGGGcacatgtatgtcaatgaaacaaaaaaaacaccaactttGATCACAGTTGGTCccttcccagccgttctcacagTTGCAGGTGAAGCTCGCGATGCCGTCAGAACAGATTCCGTGAACACATGGGGAGGACACGCACTCATCGATGTCTGATAAAACGAACAAATATTAGTCTTATGAAGCAACCGTTTTTCgtattttccttattttgtatcaaatataACCACAGTTTGTAGATGTATCTTCTCTTGAATGCCGGTAAAGGAACGGGGcacatgtatgtcaatgaaacaaaaaaaacaccaactttGATCACAGTTGGTCccttcccagccgttctcacagTTGCAGGTGAAGCTCGCGATGCCGTCAGAACAGATTCCGTGAACACATGGGGAGGACAAGCACTCATCGATGTCTGGAAAAAATAGACACATAATACAGtctaatacatttttttctttaagtatGACATTAAACCAAATTTGCAGTTTGTGATAAAGATATTTTTGCTGGAATGTCAGTGAAACAATCAAATACTAACTTTGGTCACAGTTGGCTCCTCCCCAGCCGTTCTCACAGCTACAAGAATAGCTCCCCAAACCATCAGCACAGATTCCATGAACACATGGGGAGGACGCGCACTCATCCATGTCTGGAAAAATATACACATGATATAGCCTTatacagcttttttttttcttttagtatGAAATCAAACCAAATTTGCAGTttacaataaagatattttgctCTAATGTCAATGAGACAATATAATACTAACCTTGATCACAGTTTCGTCCTGTCCAGCCGTcctcacagctacaggtgtagcCCCCGTTATCATCAGTGCAGGTGCCGTGAGCGCATGGGTTGGACCTCGCACACGCAGGGACTGGAGATGGAATATGAAATCAGAGTTTTCGTTTGTCGAGTTAGGCATTTTTCCAACCCTCGGGGAATACAAACTTTTTTGGCTTCTAGCTCGCAAGGCAGGAATGTCTCTACGTAACAATATCTACCAAGGCCGCCTGACATTGTTTTTTACTGTACTTTTTGTCAACTGCCAGAATGCTGCACCCTCCTCAGTAGCGCCGCGTCCATTTTCTCGATCGTTCCAAATGGTTGCTTTGTTTGATTATTGCAAAGTACATCTGAATGTTATGTGTATTCCAACAAGACAATATTTGAAGGATCACCCCCTCCACCAGAAAAAGGCCAAGCTCACAGAGCATACATGTTGTTGGAGCTAAAATTGGAATTAAGAAATAGCTTGGATATAATGACTCTGTTTTCTTGCGATTTTGAGGTTATATCCTCACCTGCACACAGGGCTTACTTGTTGTTGTAGTCTCCGCCTTCTGTGCAATATTATCATAACGTGTGCTATATCGCAGTACGCATCAAAGCTACAGCCTCACCTGCACACAGAGCGAACTTGTTGTTGTAGCGTTCCCCTTCTGTGCAAGTGTAAAATTGGCCTGCCACCACTCCGCAGGCGCTGCCATAAATCCACCAGTTATCGATGCACACAAAGGTGTCATCAAGGGGCTGGCACTGCAGAGGGTTGGTAGTTCCACACAGTTTACTGGAGAGGACACGGTGGGTACCACAGCTGACCCCGGCGTCGTCATACCTGATGCAGCCTGAGACCCAGTTGCCGGTGCACCCATCACTACCTGAGTAGTAGCACGGATACCTCATCCCCGCCGCCTCGCATGTGGCCTTGACGTTATCATTGGTCATCTGTCCGGTCGCACGAATTTTATAAAAGTTCCAGTTGTCATGCGTGGTCAGGTACACCTGCTGACCTTTAAAGCGTGAGAAATCTTGTTATCACCCTAGAGTAGCTTCTTATAGGACGGTaaaatgtggggtcgtgtggcgtaacggcaggatttccgactcagaaccaaggagtcccgggttcgaatcccctgctgccaccgatcttgtgtcttgggaaaaaaggtacttaacacgattttccccactccaccacGGTTTACCcagtgtaaaaatcgggtacattatgtgtgcgggtcacgacatcagcaatagctgcctgtgtcccacgtgtattgcactgttgcaattccaataaatcaaatcaaatcaaatcaaaatgccACTTTAACAATTCTTCATCAGGGCACAATAACCATCCCACAACAGAGCCTGACGATGAGGGGTGTACCCCCCTATATTTATTAATCAGTGGGGGCGCGAAGGTCACGTGACCTGTCGGTGGTCATTTCAATATTATTCTGACGAAAATTGGAAGCACAAacaaatgttttgaatgatagGTTACAAGGGCAAGGGCGCCTTTACAATCGACCTAATATAATATGCCGTTTGCAACTCCTCAAGCTTTGACCCGTTGACGTCACACATCTGGAAGGTGGGTGACATATTATGAGCAATCGGTTCCACAGTTATCCTGAAGGAAACCAAATGACTGGTAGACAATTTGCTATTGTTGGAATCAGGATGAATCATTTTCCACTAACTCCACCTCTTTTAAACTTTATGGTAAAATGCAATGCTTTTCCACACACCGCTGTCAGTGTGTTTGGTATGCGATATCGAAATAGATAaccacacacactgtgacaatAGATATCACGCGGAAGGCGCTGTGAATCAGGTATTTACTCTTCTACCATGAAATAGCCATTTGATTGAGGGACCAAACTAACCAAACAACATGCTAGTCACTCAGAATGTAACAACAAATCAACATTACTGTAGTTATTAAACCCGCGCCCTTTCCCCACGCTGGTACCTTACAGTTCGTACACTTGACATCATCAGACGTGAATATCCTATAAGAAATTGGAAACAAATGTTGAACTCACCCACTGACTCGGCCGGCAGTGTGCCTACAGCCACGACCAGGAGCAGCAACTTCCACATCTTTACGAGCTGTCTGGTCTCAAACTTCCGACTGACTAAACGGCGTTCTGTTTACAACAGTTTACATCGTGTTGTTAACGGCACCGTCGGTAGTTCTGGGCGACGGACGACCCAGTGATGAATGTAGCAGTAGTCAACCAAAGAATCACTGGCGTGGCCAGCTTGACAACGTCGAGGTGTGATGCGGAGTTTTAATGAAAAATGCCTCAGTTTACTTGTGTTGCCAGGAGATCTGGAAGGCAATACGTCGGGTGTGTGGAAACGTCCACATCTTTGTCGTCTGTGGAGCTGAATTGGGCTGTGAAACGAAGCAGGTCTGTTCTGTGTGCTACTTTTGTGGGGTCTATGGAAAAGGTGGTTGTTTTCAGCAACAATTCTCAGATGCGCTAGACGTTCTTACAGTCAGTAAGGATAGTATGATTAGGTTAATATGAAGTATTACCTTTACTTTTTTCAGTCGAACATCCATTACGACAAAATATATTCATTCAGCTTTTCCACCTTTGAAACTCCGTATGTGATAGGCGCGAGTCAAGAATGGACAGACAATGTGAATGTGATTTTTATTGCATGTACTTTATTGATCTAGCTTCTTCTATCTCTACATGGTGCTTCTATATCTAGTCAGGCACTCATGAAGCGGCCATTGGCTAGTCGTTGTCACGTGGGAGGTTGTGACGTCACTCAGGCTTGCACGAGAAGGCTGCCACGCCCTCCTGGGTGCAGTACATGCCATCCGGACAGGAGGCGCTGCTACACTGGTACGGCATCCCCCGAGCAACAGAAGATGGGTCTATATTGACAGTGTTGACAAAGGGGAATTTTGTCAGCAAAGAATGCTTTGCAAAAAACTCGTTACATTATTTGAAGATAATAACTATTGGCAgcaagaaaaaatgttgtggaAAAAACAGCTGTTATATCAGTATTGAGGAAAATGTAGGTTTCTATTCTGTAATGTACAATGGCACTATGAATATGTGACAACTATAACATCACCATAATAGTATTACTCACGAACACATTGGAAATAGAACGTGAAGTCCTGGCAGACAAATCCGAGAGGAGAACACCAGTCCTGGGAACACCAGTCCATGTCTAATTGAAACAGACGAAATGCAAGAAAGACGTCAGGACGAATTTCATAGTCACGGTCTTAAAGTGAAAGGAAGCTACTTTTGCTAGAATGTGCTAAAATATTTAGCATCAGACAGACATTAGTTCCGTATATAGATTCATTAGTTTGGTAAGTCATGCGGTCCCAAACGATAACACCAACCTGACTCGCAGTGGTCTCCTTGGTAACCGGTTGGACAGAAGCAGTGGTAGGAGTTGATGTCGTCATGAcaactcccgccattttggcaCGGACCGGAGGCgcactcgtcaatgtctgtTGAAATGTTAGATGATTAGGCTATGATAAGAATGTGAAAGTCATGAAATTAGGAAGTCAGGAGATTCAAGGCTTTACCTTATCCGCTATTATCAATGTTTTTCCATTGATACATTAACTTAAGAATGCTTGCACAGTTTTTTCGGAAAtctttattttctaaaaaaagagagaatgtaaTGAACGTGCAATTCCAGGAAACACCGTGTCCTGCA
Protein-coding sequences here:
- the LOC136422528 gene encoding fibropellin-1-like; its protein translation is MWKLLLLVVAVGTLPAESVGQQVYLTTHDNWNFYKIRATGQMTNDNVKATCEAAGMRYPCYYSGSDGCTGNWVSGCIRYDDAGVSCGTHRVLSSKLCGTTNPLQCQPLDDTFVCIDNWWIYGSACGVVAGQFYTCTEGERYNNKFALCAVPACARSNPCAHGTCTDDNGGYTCSCEDGWTGRNCDQDMDECASSPCVHGICADGLGSYSCSCENGWGGANCDQNIDECLSSPCVHGICSDGIASFTCNCENGWEGTNCDQNIDECVSSPCVHGICSDGIASFTCNCENGWEGTNCDQNIDECLSSPCVHGICSDGIASFTCNCENGWEGTNCDQNIDECVSSPCVHGICSDGIASFTCNCENGWEGTNCDQNIDECLSSPCVHGICSDGIASFTCNCENGWEGTNCDQNIDECLSSPCVHGICSDGIASFTCNCENGWEGTNCDQNIDECLSSPCVHGICSDGIASFTCNCENGWEGTNCDQNIDECVSSPCVHGICSDGIASFTCNCENGWEGTNCDQNIDECLSSPCVHGICSDGIASFTCNCENGWEGTNCDQNIDECLSSPCVHGICSDGIASFTCNCENGWEGTNCDQNIDECVSSPCVHGICSDGIASFTCNCENGWEGTNCDQNIDECLSSPCVHGICSDGIASFTCNCENGWEGTNCDQNIDECASSPCVYGTCTDGIANYTCSCENGWTGQNCDQNIDDCASSPCAHGICTDGLEIYTCSCELGWEGTNCGQGS